In a genomic window of Magnolia sinica isolate HGM2019 chromosome 14, MsV1, whole genome shotgun sequence:
- the LOC131224743 gene encoding probable glycerol-3-phosphate acyltransferase 8 isoform X2, which yields MPPCDPNYTSCAPIVQDIQTVVADLDGGLLISRNPFPYFMLIAIEAGSLLRGLLLLLLSPLIHLLYTFVSEPTAIQLMIFISMFGLKIRDIRTTARAVLPRFYAADVREDSWREFSSVCGRRIAVTAIPTVMVEPFVRDFLGGDGVLGTEIDVNPRSGRATGFVKMPGVLAGKLKKLAIKQEFGDESPDLGIGCEASDHDFVSLCKGYNIVHQGSSAVPVHQDPLNRRIIFHDGRLVQRPTSLNAIITFLWIPLGFILAVVRIFFHIPLPIYMVHRSARIFGVNIIIHGQPPPPPSPGSPGFIYVCNHRTAIDPLIIAIALGRKVSCVTYSLGHFSELVSPIPTVPLTRDRATDAARISALLSDGDLVICPEGTTCREPFLLRFSALFAELSDRIVPVAVNTAPSMFYGSTVRGWKSMDPFFVFMNPRPIFEITFLDPMPTEMTCTGGRTAIEVANHVQRLLGCTLGFECTTLTRKDKYMMLAGHTGVVDNSSKMEPSKSQ from the exons ATGCCACCATGCGACCCCAACTACACCTCCTGCGCTCCCATCGTCCAAGACATCCAAACCGTTGTAGCTGATCTTGATGGCGGTCTCCTCATCTCTCGAAATCCCTTCCCTTATTTCATGCTCATCGCCATCGAGGCCGGCAGCCTCCTTCgcggcctcctcctcctcctcctctctcctctcatCCACCTACTCTACACGTTCGTATCCGAACCAACAGCAATCCAGCTCATGATCTTCATATCCATGTTTGGATTGAAGATCCGAGACATTAGGACGACCGCACGTGCCGTCCTGCCAAGATTCTATGCGGCGGATGTCCGCGAGGACAGCTGGCGGGAATTCAGTAGCGTGTGTGGTAGGAGGATTGCTGTGACGGCAATCCCAACGGTGATGGTTGAGCCGTTCGTTAGGGATTTTCTTGGTGGGGATGGAGTGCTGGGAACGGAAATCGACGTGAATCCTAGATCCGGGCGGGCAACTGGGTTTGTTAAAATGCCAGGTGTTTTGGCGGGAAAATTGAAGAAGTTGGCGATTAAGCAAGAGTTCGGCGACGAATCGCCGGATTTGGGGATTGGATGTGAGGCGTCTGATCATGATTTTGTGTCCCTCTGCAAG GGTTATAATATTGTCCACCAGGGCAGTTCAGCCGTTCCTGTCCATCAGGACCCCCTCAATCGCCGCATCATCTTCCACGACGGCCGTCTAGTTCAACGGCCCACCTCTCTCAATGCCATCATCACCTTCCTCTGGATCCCCCTAGGCTTCATACTAGCCGTCGTCCGAATCTTTTTCCACATCCCACTTCCCATCTACATGGTGCACCGTTCGGCTCGCATTTTCGGCGTCAACATTATAATTCATGGCCAGCCTCCACCGCCGCCCTCCCCGGGCTCTCCTGGTTTCATCTACGTGTGCAACCACCGCACAGCCATTGATCCTCTCATCATTGCGATCGCCCTCGGACGCAAGGTCTCGTGTGTCACTTACAGCCTAGGCCACTTCTCTGAGCTCGTGTCCCCCATACCAACAGTCCCATTAACAAGAGATCGTGCAACTGATGCAGCTCGCATCTCAGCCCTCCTCAGTGATGGCGATCTTGTAATTTGCCCTGAGGGTACCACATGTCGTGAACCGTTCTTGCTACGGTTCAGTGCCTTGTTCGCCGAACTGAGTGACCGGATCGTGCCGGTAGCGGTCAATACTGCCCCAAGCATGTTCTATGGATCAACAGTTAGGGGGTGGAAGTCGATGGACCCGTTCTTCGTCTTCATGAACCCTAGGCCCATTTTTGAAATCACTTTCCTGGACCCTATGCCAACTGAGATGACATGTACCGGCGGGAGGACCGCGATAGAAGTCGCGAATCATGTGCAAAGGTTGTTGGGGTGCACACTAGGGTTTGAGTGCACCACATTGACTAGGAAGGATAAGTACATGATGCTAGCAGGCCACACTGGGGTGGTGGACAACTCATCTAAAATGGAGCCCAGCAAGAGTCAGTGA
- the LOC131224743 gene encoding probable glycerol-3-phosphate acyltransferase 8 isoform X1 — protein sequence MPPCDPNYTSCAPIVQDIQTVVADLDGGLLISRNPFPYFMLIAIEAGSLLRGLLLLLLSPLIHLLYTFVSEPTAIQLMIFISMFGLKIRDIRTTARAVLPRFYAADVREDSWREFSSVCGRRIAVTAIPTVMVEPFVRDFLGGDGVLGTEIDVNPRSGRATGFVKMPGVLAGKLKKLAIKQEFGDESPDLGIGCEASDHDFVSLCKKGYNIVHQGSSAVPVHQDPLNRRIIFHDGRLVQRPTSLNAIITFLWIPLGFILAVVRIFFHIPLPIYMVHRSARIFGVNIIIHGQPPPPPSPGSPGFIYVCNHRTAIDPLIIAIALGRKVSCVTYSLGHFSELVSPIPTVPLTRDRATDAARISALLSDGDLVICPEGTTCREPFLLRFSALFAELSDRIVPVAVNTAPSMFYGSTVRGWKSMDPFFVFMNPRPIFEITFLDPMPTEMTCTGGRTAIEVANHVQRLLGCTLGFECTTLTRKDKYMMLAGHTGVVDNSSKMEPSKSQ from the exons ATGCCACCATGCGACCCCAACTACACCTCCTGCGCTCCCATCGTCCAAGACATCCAAACCGTTGTAGCTGATCTTGATGGCGGTCTCCTCATCTCTCGAAATCCCTTCCCTTATTTCATGCTCATCGCCATCGAGGCCGGCAGCCTCCTTCgcggcctcctcctcctcctcctctctcctctcatCCACCTACTCTACACGTTCGTATCCGAACCAACAGCAATCCAGCTCATGATCTTCATATCCATGTTTGGATTGAAGATCCGAGACATTAGGACGACCGCACGTGCCGTCCTGCCAAGATTCTATGCGGCGGATGTCCGCGAGGACAGCTGGCGGGAATTCAGTAGCGTGTGTGGTAGGAGGATTGCTGTGACGGCAATCCCAACGGTGATGGTTGAGCCGTTCGTTAGGGATTTTCTTGGTGGGGATGGAGTGCTGGGAACGGAAATCGACGTGAATCCTAGATCCGGGCGGGCAACTGGGTTTGTTAAAATGCCAGGTGTTTTGGCGGGAAAATTGAAGAAGTTGGCGATTAAGCAAGAGTTCGGCGACGAATCGCCGGATTTGGGGATTGGATGTGAGGCGTCTGATCATGATTTTGTGTCCCTCTGCAAG AAGGGTTATAATATTGTCCACCAGGGCAGTTCAGCCGTTCCTGTCCATCAGGACCCCCTCAATCGCCGCATCATCTTCCACGACGGCCGTCTAGTTCAACGGCCCACCTCTCTCAATGCCATCATCACCTTCCTCTGGATCCCCCTAGGCTTCATACTAGCCGTCGTCCGAATCTTTTTCCACATCCCACTTCCCATCTACATGGTGCACCGTTCGGCTCGCATTTTCGGCGTCAACATTATAATTCATGGCCAGCCTCCACCGCCGCCCTCCCCGGGCTCTCCTGGTTTCATCTACGTGTGCAACCACCGCACAGCCATTGATCCTCTCATCATTGCGATCGCCCTCGGACGCAAGGTCTCGTGTGTCACTTACAGCCTAGGCCACTTCTCTGAGCTCGTGTCCCCCATACCAACAGTCCCATTAACAAGAGATCGTGCAACTGATGCAGCTCGCATCTCAGCCCTCCTCAGTGATGGCGATCTTGTAATTTGCCCTGAGGGTACCACATGTCGTGAACCGTTCTTGCTACGGTTCAGTGCCTTGTTCGCCGAACTGAGTGACCGGATCGTGCCGGTAGCGGTCAATACTGCCCCAAGCATGTTCTATGGATCAACAGTTAGGGGGTGGAAGTCGATGGACCCGTTCTTCGTCTTCATGAACCCTAGGCCCATTTTTGAAATCACTTTCCTGGACCCTATGCCAACTGAGATGACATGTACCGGCGGGAGGACCGCGATAGAAGTCGCGAATCATGTGCAAAGGTTGTTGGGGTGCACACTAGGGTTTGAGTGCACCACATTGACTAGGAAGGATAAGTACATGATGCTAGCAGGCCACACTGGGGTGGTGGACAACTCATCTAAAATGGAGCCCAGCAAGAGTCAGTGA